One Mycolicibacter sp. MU0083 DNA window includes the following coding sequences:
- a CDS encoding RND family transporter, with protein MRRLADVVVRWPWAVIGVWIAIAAALPLFFPSLNELAQKHPLAILPADAPASVAARAMSEAFAESGSDDLLLVVLTDDDGLSAADETVYRHLVDELRRDTENVVMLQDFIRTPPLRSVLTSDDEKAWVLPVGVAGELGTPQSFAAFQRVSAIVEHALEHAPDDAALSVHLTGPAATVADLTIAGDRDRLPIELAIAVLVLIVLLVVYRSPITMLLPLISIGISLVIAQTLVAGYALVTGAGVSNQSIVFLSAIMAGAGTDYAVFLISRYHDHLRTGADSDRAVKNAMMSIGKVIAASAATVGITFLVISFARMGVFKTVGSSAAIGIGVAFLAALTLLPAILTLAGARGWVKPRRELTARLWRKSGIRIVRRPRAHLLASLLILVILAGCAGFVRYNYDDRKALRASEPSSLGYAALEQHFPVNQSIPQYLLVQSPNDLRTPEALADLEQMAHRVSQVPHVAAVTGITRPTGAVPEEFRATYQAGAIGGFLADGSALINGRRSDLNQLSDGAETLAGNLHDVRGQIKRLSTGVQEVVDSFASMKNQYGGDTLVKEVDTAAKLVDHVNSLSNSMGWNFSAGKNLFTWIGPVLAALQGNPVCDLDTSCSATRWSFEQLVGDRNQADLDAINDLALELQSIPDQKSLDASINRVRAALADLTAAMQAMGMDKPGGLQTNLKSMQDGADRVAGGSRRIADGVHELVTQVKQMGVQLDAAATFLLTLKTGAAHPAQAGFNLPPQLLELDEFTQAAKIFIAPDGHSVRYLVQTELNPFSTDAMDQINAITDVARGAQPNTALADATVSMVGYTATLRDTRDYYRHDIRFIITVTVLVVLFTLIALLRAIVAPLYLVASVVISYLSALGIGVLVIQFLLGAQLHWTVPPLAFVVLVAVGADYNMLLVSRMRDESPHSIRYGVIRTLAGTGGVITAAGLIFAASMFGLLFSSIGTVVQGGFVIGVGILLDTFLVRTITVPAIAALAGRANWWPSQLASRRAAPSRIRA; from the coding sequence ATGCGCCGGCTAGCCGACGTGGTGGTGCGATGGCCCTGGGCGGTGATCGGGGTCTGGATCGCGATCGCCGCCGCGCTGCCGTTGTTCTTCCCGTCCCTCAACGAGCTGGCCCAGAAACACCCGCTGGCGATCCTGCCCGCCGATGCCCCGGCCAGTGTCGCCGCCCGCGCAATGTCGGAGGCGTTCGCGGAGTCCGGTTCGGACGACCTGCTGCTGGTGGTGCTGACCGATGACGACGGGCTGAGCGCCGCCGACGAAACCGTGTATCGCCACCTGGTCGACGAGTTGCGCCGCGACACCGAGAACGTGGTGATGCTGCAGGATTTCATTCGCACTCCCCCGCTGCGTTCGGTGCTGACCAGCGACGATGAGAAGGCGTGGGTGCTGCCGGTCGGTGTAGCCGGCGAGCTGGGCACCCCGCAGTCGTTCGCGGCGTTCCAGCGCGTCAGCGCCATCGTCGAACACGCGCTGGAACACGCGCCCGACGACGCGGCCCTGTCGGTGCATCTCACCGGTCCGGCGGCCACGGTGGCCGATCTGACGATCGCGGGTGACCGCGACCGCCTCCCCATCGAACTGGCGATCGCGGTACTGGTGCTCATCGTCTTGCTGGTGGTCTACCGCAGTCCGATAACGATGCTGCTGCCGCTGATTTCGATCGGCATTTCACTGGTGATCGCCCAGACCCTGGTGGCCGGGTACGCACTGGTGACCGGCGCGGGCGTGTCCAATCAGTCCATCGTTTTCTTGAGCGCGATCATGGCCGGCGCCGGAACCGACTATGCGGTCTTTCTGATCAGCCGCTATCACGACCACTTGCGAACCGGCGCGGATTCCGACCGGGCGGTCAAGAACGCGATGATGTCGATCGGAAAAGTGATCGCCGCATCGGCGGCGACCGTCGGCATCACGTTTCTGGTCATCAGTTTCGCCCGGATGGGTGTTTTCAAAACCGTGGGATCCTCGGCGGCGATCGGAATCGGCGTGGCATTCCTGGCCGCGTTGACTTTACTGCCGGCAATTCTGACGCTGGCCGGGGCGCGCGGCTGGGTCAAGCCGCGGCGCGAGCTGACCGCCCGACTGTGGCGCAAGTCGGGAATCCGTATCGTGCGCAGGCCGAGGGCCCACCTGCTGGCCAGCCTGCTCATCCTGGTGATACTGGCCGGCTGCGCCGGGTTCGTGCGCTACAACTACGACGACCGCAAGGCCCTGCGCGCATCGGAGCCGAGTTCGCTCGGGTACGCCGCGCTCGAACAGCATTTCCCGGTCAACCAGTCGATCCCCCAGTACCTGCTCGTCCAGTCGCCGAACGACCTTCGGACGCCGGAGGCGTTGGCCGACCTCGAGCAGATGGCGCACCGGGTCAGCCAGGTGCCGCACGTCGCCGCCGTCACCGGTATCACCCGCCCCACCGGCGCGGTCCCCGAGGAGTTCCGGGCCACCTACCAGGCCGGGGCCATCGGCGGATTCCTCGCCGACGGGTCGGCGTTGATCAACGGGCGGCGCAGCGATCTCAATCAGCTCTCCGACGGCGCGGAGACCCTGGCCGGCAATCTCCACGACGTCCGCGGCCAGATCAAGCGTCTGTCGACCGGTGTGCAGGAGGTGGTCGACTCCTTCGCGTCGATGAAGAACCAGTACGGCGGCGACACCCTGGTCAAGGAGGTCGACACGGCGGCCAAGCTGGTCGACCACGTCAACTCGCTCAGCAACTCGATGGGCTGGAACTTCTCCGCGGGCAAGAACCTGTTCACCTGGATCGGCCCGGTGCTGGCCGCGCTGCAGGGAAACCCGGTCTGCGATCTCGATACCTCCTGCAGCGCCACCCGGTGGAGTTTCGAACAACTGGTCGGCGACCGTAATCAGGCGGACCTGGACGCGATCAACGATCTTGCGCTCGAGTTGCAGTCGATCCCCGACCAGAAGTCGCTCGACGCCTCGATCAACCGCGTCCGCGCCGCGCTCGCCGACCTCACCGCAGCGATGCAGGCGATGGGGATGGACAAACCCGGCGGACTGCAGACCAACCTGAAATCCATGCAGGACGGGGCGGATCGCGTCGCGGGCGGTAGCCGGCGGATCGCCGACGGCGTGCACGAACTCGTCACGCAGGTCAAACAGATGGGCGTGCAACTCGATGCCGCCGCCACGTTCCTGCTGACCCTGAAGACCGGCGCGGCGCACCCGGCGCAGGCCGGCTTCAACCTGCCTCCCCAACTGCTGGAACTCGACGAGTTCACCCAGGCCGCCAAGATCTTCATCGCACCCGACGGACACTCGGTGCGCTACCTGGTGCAGACCGAGCTCAACCCGTTCAGCACCGATGCGATGGATCAGATCAACGCGATCACCGACGTCGCCCGGGGCGCCCAACCCAACACCGCATTGGCCGATGCCACCGTCTCGATGGTCGGCTACACCGCGACCCTGCGCGACACCCGCGACTATTACCGACACGACATCCGCTTCATCATCACCGTCACCGTGCTCGTCGTGCTGTTCACCCTCATCGCGCTGCTGCGGGCGATCGTTGCTCCGCTGTATCTGGTTGCCTCCGTGGTGATCTCGTATCTTTCGGCACTGGGCATCGGTGTCCTGGTCATCCAGTTCCTGCTCGGCGCGCAGTTGCACTGGACCGTTCCCCCGCTGGCGTTCGTGGTGCTGGTCGCCGTCGGCGCCGACTACAACATGCTGTTGGTGTCGCGGATGCGCGACGAATCCCCGCACAGCATCCGCTACGGGGTGATCCGCACGCTGGCCGGGACCGGCGGGGTGATCACCGCGGCGGGGCTGATCTTCGCCGCCTCGATGTTCGGGCTGCTGTTCTCCAGCATCGGTACCGTGGTCCAGGGGGGCTTCGTCATCGGTGTCGGGATCTTGCTGGACACCTTCTTGGTGCGCACCATCACGGTGCCCGCGATCGCAGCACTGGCCGGCCGGGCCAACTGGTGGCCGTCTCAGCTGGCATCTCGACGGGCGGCCCCGAGCCGCATACGGGCGTGA
- a CDS encoding condensation domain-containing protein, whose product MRIGKITVGSLDEWTLSPGSVISWHPTIAAAEKSRQAPVSSVPVSYMQDQHLRNYCRRTAAGQSFSRQIIASCDVPGRCDTDAMNLALNSYLRRHDTFRSWFEQSPDGGFIRHTLADPGDIEFEPIEHGRMTPDEIRAHVVDIPTPLEWGCFTFGICQCDDHFTFFAAMDHVHGDATLIGTTMLEANGMYSALRTGGGALALPDAGRYDDFCVREREYTATLSADSPGVRAWIDFAENNDGGFPEFPLPLGDPAESTRSDMSSELLMDAGETERFEAACSAVGARFVGGLFACSALVEHEFTGTPTYYGLTPRDSRTAADNFMTQGWFTGLIPITVPIAAASFGDAAWAAQNCFDSSLDMARVPYYRALELAPHLNWPQPNFPVTNFLHGGAAPLNAILAAGDLGLADNIGIYPDGRYSYQLTIYIFRYGEGTVMAIMHPDNPIAQKSATRYMEAMRSVCARVADSGHWGRVA is encoded by the coding sequence TTGCGCATAGGGAAAATAACGGTCGGTTCACTCGATGAATGGACCCTGTCCCCCGGTTCGGTGATCTCCTGGCATCCCACGATCGCAGCAGCAGAAAAATCCCGGCAGGCACCGGTCAGCTCTGTTCCGGTCAGTTACATGCAGGATCAGCATCTGCGTAATTACTGTCGGCGAACCGCCGCCGGTCAAAGTTTTTCCCGGCAGATCATAGCCAGTTGCGATGTACCGGGCCGGTGCGATACCGACGCGATGAATCTCGCACTGAATTCCTACCTGCGTCGCCATGACACGTTCCGCAGTTGGTTCGAACAATCTCCGGACGGCGGCTTCATCAGGCACACTCTCGCCGATCCGGGCGATATAGAATTCGAGCCGATCGAGCACGGCCGGATGACTCCCGACGAGATCCGCGCGCACGTCGTGGACATACCCACCCCGCTGGAGTGGGGGTGTTTCACCTTCGGCATCTGCCAGTGCGACGACCACTTCACCTTCTTCGCCGCGATGGATCACGTCCACGGGGACGCAACGCTGATCGGCACAACGATGTTGGAAGCCAACGGAATGTACTCCGCGTTGCGCACCGGCGGCGGCGCACTGGCCCTCCCGGACGCCGGGCGCTACGACGACTTCTGCGTCCGTGAGCGCGAGTACACCGCGACACTGTCCGCCGATTCGCCGGGGGTACGCGCCTGGATCGACTTCGCCGAAAACAACGACGGCGGATTTCCCGAATTTCCGCTCCCGTTGGGGGACCCGGCGGAATCCACCCGCAGTGATATGTCGTCGGAACTACTGATGGATGCAGGTGAAACGGAGCGTTTCGAGGCGGCTTGTTCAGCGGTGGGGGCACGTTTCGTCGGTGGATTGTTCGCCTGTTCCGCACTGGTGGAACACGAATTCACCGGAACGCCCACCTATTACGGCCTCACCCCGCGCGATTCGCGAACAGCCGCCGATAATTTCATGACACAGGGCTGGTTTACCGGATTGATTCCGATCACCGTGCCGATAGCGGCTGCATCTTTCGGCGACGCCGCGTGGGCGGCGCAGAATTGCTTCGATTCCAGCCTGGATATGGCGCGGGTTCCCTATTACCGGGCGCTGGAGTTGGCCCCGCACCTGAACTGGCCGCAACCGAATTTCCCGGTGACAAACTTCCTGCACGGCGGGGCCGCCCCCCTCAACGCGATTCTGGCGGCCGGGGACCTGGGACTGGCGGACAATATCGGCATCTACCCCGACGGCCGATATTCATATCAACTCACTATCTATATATTTCGGTACGGCGAGGGCACCGTCATGGCGATCATGCATCCCGATAATCCGATCGCCCAGAAATCGGCCACCCGCTACATGGAGGCCATGCGATCCGTGTGCGCACGGGTCGCCGACAGTGGACACTGGGGACGCGTCGCATAA